The following proteins are encoded in a genomic region of Arcobacter cloacae:
- a CDS encoding DUF4212 domain-containing protein — protein MSPEKAQAYWKENISMIIKLLIVWFIVSFGCGILFINELNAIEISGVKLGYWFAQQGAIYVFVILIFVYVKVMTGIDEKYGVHE, from the coding sequence ATGAGTCCAGAAAAAGCACAAGCATACTGGAAAGAAAACATTTCTATGATTATCAAACTTTTAATAGTTTGGTTTATTGTTTCTTTTGGTTGTGGTATTTTATTTATCAACGAACTTAACGCTATTGAAATTAGTGGTGTTAAATTAGGTTACTGGTTTGCACAACAAGGTGCGATATATGTATTTGTTATCTTAATTTTTGTTTACGTAAAAGTAATGACAGGAATTGATGAGAAATACGGTGTACATGAATAG
- a CDS encoding cache domain-containing protein, which translates to MLKAKSLYHLIVYSILFIILLISFFTFIIINNAHEELQEKIKTLKTDYTNSQKTLIKEHVNYVINFIDYYYNQNKNIKPVEVIQKDILDAIELLKITKNPNEYIFIYNFDGKVIQSAALKNNHQDNFIEVVDSNGKKVIKELIETSKKEFGGYVDYVWLNPEINKETNKISYAKSYDRWNWTIGRGVYLDEIDKLVQIKEEEYNEKISNYTLQITSLTIMLVLYSIFIYKNATILIVNDVKEIGKYFKESQKNDDPINQNRIIFGEFKVIANYATDAMNNIKLKTHMLEDLNKNLEYKVNEKTKELTNLIESQKKFIKNSVHEINTPLTIIQTNIDLLKMKIQNNKYITNIESGSKIIQNIYDDLSYLVKKDRVIYEKEYLDFAKILKNRMDFFDEIAKSNSLSFNSKIEDDLYIKFNITEIQRIIDNNLSNAIKYSHSNSMIIVELYYLNDDEIEFSVTTNSKKIEDTNRIFDDFYRENNARGGFGLGLKIVKDICDKNLVIINLQSNEKETKFTYRFKINENTVT; encoded by the coding sequence ATGTTAAAAGCAAAAAGTCTGTATCACCTAATTGTCTACAGTATATTATTTATAATTTTATTAATCTCTTTTTTCACATTTATTATAATTAATAACGCACATGAAGAGCTACAAGAAAAAATAAAAACACTCAAAACTGATTATACAAATAGCCAAAAAACTTTGATAAAAGAACATGTAAATTATGTTATCAATTTTATAGACTACTATTATAACCAAAATAAAAATATAAAACCTGTTGAAGTAATTCAAAAAGATATTTTAGATGCAATAGAGTTGTTAAAGATTACTAAAAATCCAAATGAATATATTTTTATATATAATTTTGATGGAAAAGTAATACAAAGTGCTGCATTAAAGAATAATCATCAAGACAATTTTATTGAAGTTGTTGATTCTAATGGTAAGAAAGTAATTAAAGAACTAATAGAAACTTCAAAAAAAGAGTTTGGAGGATATGTTGATTATGTATGGTTGAATCCTGAAATAAACAAAGAGACAAATAAAATATCTTATGCTAAATCTTACGATAGATGGAATTGGACAATAGGTCGAGGGGTTTATTTAGATGAGATAGATAAATTAGTACAAATAAAAGAGGAAGAATACAACGAAAAAATCTCTAATTATACTCTACAAATAACTTCTTTGACAATAATGTTAGTTTTATACTCAATATTTATATATAAAAATGCAACTATTTTGATTGTAAATGATGTAAAAGAGATAGGAAAATATTTTAAAGAATCTCAAAAAAATGATGATCCAATAAATCAAAATAGAATCATATTTGGTGAATTCAAAGTTATTGCAAATTATGCAACAGATGCAATGAATAATATAAAATTAAAAACCCATATGCTTGAAGACTTGAATAAAAATCTAGAATATAAAGTAAATGAAAAAACAAAAGAACTAACAAATCTAATTGAATCACAAAAAAAATTTATAAAAAATTCAGTACACGAAATAAATACACCCTTAACAATAATTCAAACAAATATTGATTTATTAAAAATGAAAATACAAAATAATAAATACATAACAAATATAGAATCTGGTTCAAAAATTATTCAAAATATATATGATGATTTATCATATCTTGTTAAAAAAGATAGAGTTATTTATGAAAAAGAGTATTTGGATTTTGCAAAAATATTAAAAAATAGAATGGATTTTTTTGATGAAATTGCTAAATCAAATTCTTTATCATTTAATTCAAAAATTGAAGATGATTTATATATCAAATTTAACATTACTGAAATACAAAGAATCATAGATAATAATCTTTCTAATGCTATAAAATACTCTCATTCTAATTCAATGATTATTGTTGAATTATACTATTTAAATGATGATGAAATTGAATTTTCAGTTACTACAAATTCTAAAAAAATAGAAGATACAAATAGAATTTTTGATGATTTTTATAGAGAAAATAATGCCAGAGGCGGTTTTGGATTAGGCTTAAAAATAGTAAAAGATATATGTGATAAAAATTTAGTTATAATCAATCTTCAATCAAACGAAAAAGAGACAAAATTTACTTATAGGTTTAAAATAAATGAAAATACTGTTACTTGA
- a CDS encoding CinA family protein: MYNNIFNEKEMISLQELLRKNKKSITTAESCTGGLVASLITKISGSSEIFNGSIVSYSNKIKHQELNVKNETLDKFGAVSCEVVNEMLDGVIKKFDADYAIAISGIAGPNGATKNKPVGTVVIGICDNNNHKIVNVHIFNGSREEVQIQAAKTSLKEILKFIQNTLDK; encoded by the coding sequence ATGTATAACAACATTTTCAACGAAAAAGAGATGATTTCTCTTCAAGAACTACTTAGAAAAAATAAAAAAAGTATTACAACTGCTGAATCATGCACAGGAGGATTAGTTGCATCTTTGATTACTAAAATTTCCGGCTCATCTGAAATCTTTAATGGAAGTATAGTTAGTTATTCAAATAAAATAAAACATCAAGAATTAAATGTAAAAAATGAGACTTTAGATAAATTTGGAGCTGTTAGTTGTGAAGTAGTAAATGAAATGTTAGATGGTGTAATTAAAAAATTTGATGCAGATTATGCAATTGCTATATCAGGAATTGCAGGTCCAAATGGAGCAACAAAAAATAAACCTGTAGGAACAGTAGTAATAGGAATTTGTGATAACAATAACCATAAAATCGTTAATGTACATATATTTAATGGTTCAAGAGAAGAAGTACAAATACAAGCTGCAAAAACATCTTTGAAAGAAATTTTAAAATTTATTCAAAATACTCTTGACAAATAA
- a CDS encoding response regulator transcription factor, with amino-acid sequence MKILLLEDELMLNNAISEYLRNIGHMVESYSDGQEVLDNIDSTLDLLILDINVPTKDGFEILTELNSRKIYIPTIFISALIDIEDISKAYNLGCREYIKKPFHLGELGIKINQILKKEQNNTSHIRFSENYSYSKDKQTLYFNGEPQSLTKKQLEIIHILALNINMIVDFERFRIDVWEGENIDNPTIRAEISRLKKALKEDFIKNIRGLGYKIDRYYSV; translated from the coding sequence ATGAAAATACTGTTACTTGAAGATGAATTGATGCTAAATAATGCAATTAGTGAATATTTAAGAAATATTGGACATATGGTTGAAAGTTATTCTGATGGTCAAGAAGTTTTAGATAATATTGATAGTACTTTGGATTTACTTATACTTGATATAAACGTACCTACAAAAGATGGTTTTGAAATTTTAACTGAATTAAATAGCAGAAAAATATATATACCAACTATTTTTATTTCAGCTTTGATAGATATAGAAGATATATCAAAAGCATACAATTTAGGATGTAGGGAATACATAAAAAAACCTTTTCATTTAGGTGAATTAGGAATAAAAATCAATCAAATATTAAAAAAAGAGCAAAATAATACTTCACATATTAGATTTTCTGAAAATTATTCGTATTCAAAAGATAAGCAAACTCTATACTTTAATGGAGAACCTCAAAGTCTTACAAAAAAACAACTTGAAATTATTCATATTTTAGCTTTAAATATTAATATGATTGTAGATTTTGAAAGATTTAGAATTGATGTTTGGGAAGGTGAAAATATAGACAATCCAACAATAAGAGCAGAAATTTCTAGATTAAAAAAAGCTTTAAAAGAAGATTTTATAAAAAATATTCGAGGTCTTGGATACAAAATAGACAGATATTACTCTGTTTAA
- a CDS encoding sodium:solute symporter family protein, translated as MELQTLIYLFVGVSFAIYIGIALWAKAGSTKDFYVAGGGVHPVANGMATAADWMSAASFISLAGIIAFQGSDGGAYLMGWTDGYVLLAMLLAPYLRKFGKFTVPDFVGDRYYSDTARLVAVISVIFVSFTYVAGQMRGVGIVFSRFLQVDVNTGVIIGMAIVFFYSVLGGMKGITYTQVAQYVVMIFAYMIPAIFLSLQVTDTFLPQLGIFATTTFAFNTGVQVIPEGTYLLHALDQSLLDLGFKAYTEPGNLWNMFMLTTALMLGTAGLPHVIVRFFTVPTVKDARISAGWALIFIAIMYTTISSVASFSRVNLIKNVQNVEYKAFVNGEATHVDGTANNGKWFATWENGGLIAWNDRNGDGKIQYASGPAFDGKGAKPAFDGDKRAEDGHKLTTNAKGPADEAELAKGNGIANELYVDIDIMVLANPEIANLPNWVIAFIAAGGLAAALSTAAGLLLVIASAISHDLMGQIIFKDKTTGKSTLNEKTELMWARISAIVAILIAGYLGINPPGFVAQVVAFAFGLAAAAFFPTIILGVFDKRMNKEGAIAGILTGLIFTFAYIVYFVFMGGKPEDYLFGIAPTGIGTLGTLLHLIVAIVVSRMTPPPPAHIQELVEKIRIPSGAGEALDH; from the coding sequence ATGGAATTACAAACACTAATTTACCTATTCGTAGGTGTTTCTTTTGCAATTTATATCGGTATTGCTTTATGGGCAAAAGCTGGTTCAACTAAAGACTTTTACGTTGCAGGTGGTGGAGTTCATCCAGTTGCAAATGGTATGGCGACTGCAGCAGACTGGATGTCAGCAGCATCATTTATTTCATTAGCTGGTATTATCGCTTTCCAAGGAAGTGATGGTGGTGCTTACTTAATGGGATGGACAGATGGATACGTTCTACTTGCTATGTTATTGGCTCCATATTTAAGAAAATTTGGTAAATTTACAGTTCCAGATTTCGTTGGTGATAGATATTACTCTGATACGGCTAGATTAGTTGCTGTTATCTCTGTTATTTTCGTATCATTTACATATGTTGCTGGACAAATGAGAGGGGTTGGGATTGTATTCTCAAGATTCTTACAAGTTGATGTAAATACAGGTGTTATCATTGGTATGGCAATTGTATTCTTCTATTCAGTTCTTGGAGGAATGAAAGGTATTACTTATACTCAAGTTGCTCAATATGTTGTTATGATTTTTGCATATATGATTCCTGCAATTTTCTTATCATTACAAGTAACTGATACATTCTTACCACAATTAGGTATTTTTGCAACTACTACTTTTGCATTTAATACAGGTGTTCAAGTTATTCCTGAGGGAACTTACCTTCTACATGCACTTGACCAATCTTTATTAGATTTAGGTTTTAAAGCATATACAGAACCAGGTAACTTATGGAATATGTTTATGTTAACAACAGCCTTAATGTTAGGAACTGCTGGTTTACCACACGTTATCGTTAGATTCTTTACAGTTCCAACTGTTAAAGATGCAAGAATTTCTGCTGGTTGGGCATTAATATTCATTGCAATTATGTATACAACTATATCTTCAGTTGCTTCTTTCTCAAGAGTTAACTTGATTAAAAATGTACAAAATGTTGAATATAAAGCGTTCGTAAATGGTGAAGCTACTCACGTTGATGGTACTGCTAACAATGGTAAATGGTTTGCTACATGGGAAAATGGTGGATTAATTGCATGGAATGATAGAAATGGTGATGGAAAAATCCAATACGCTTCTGGACCTGCATTTGATGGTAAAGGTGCAAAACCTGCATTTGATGGTGATAAAAGAGCAGAAGATGGTCATAAATTGACTACTAATGCAAAAGGACCTGCTGATGAAGCTGAATTAGCTAAAGGTAATGGAATTGCTAATGAGTTATATGTTGATATTGATATCATGGTTCTTGCAAATCCTGAGATTGCAAACTTACCAAACTGGGTAATCGCGTTTATTGCAGCTGGAGGTTTAGCAGCAGCATTATCAACAGCGGCTGGATTATTACTTGTAATTGCTTCAGCTATTTCACACGATTTAATGGGTCAAATTATCTTTAAAGATAAAACAACTGGAAAATCTACATTAAATGAAAAAACAGAGTTAATGTGGGCTAGAATTTCAGCTATCGTTGCAATCTTAATTGCTGGTTACTTAGGAATTAACCCTCCAGGTTTCGTTGCACAAGTTGTTGCGTTTGCATTCGGTCTTGCAGCTGCTGCATTCTTCCCTACAATTATCCTTGGGGTATTTGATAAGAGAATGAATAAAGAAGGTGCTATTGCTGGTATTTTAACTGGTTTAATATTCACATTTGCATACATTGTATACTTCGTATTCATGGGTGGAAAACCAGAAGATTACTTATTTGGAATCGCTCCAACAGGTATTGGAACTTTAGGAACATTATTACACCTAATCGTTGCAATAGTTGTATCAAGAATGACTCCTCCACCTCCTGCTCATATTCAAGAGCTGGTTGAGAAAATCAGAATTCCTTCTGGTGCTGGTGAAGCGTTAGATCACTAA